ttagaaTGCAAATCAACCCGAAGGTTACAATAATTTCTTGGTCTAGAAGGATGAACTTTTGACGTGCTAAAATCATCAAACTCATTTTCATCACTATCACCAAAGCTATCATCATCAAAGCTATCACTAGAGCTATTATAGGTGTAGCTACTGGATGGCTTGTAAACCTTAAGCTTTTTTTGGCAACAATCAGCACCATGTGGTTTTACTTGGGAGGTAGTTGTATCGATAAAATTAAATACTAGGTAATTTCCAAGCTTTAACTCATGATCTTGAACAAATTTTGGCCACGAAAGCCTGCAAATATAGTAGTATTGACCTTTCTTTCGATTCTCACTGATCATGATTTTTATAGTGATTTTTTTCCTCAGATTTGATTTTACATTTTGGtgaaaactttttcttgaaGTCCCTCACAAAAGCTGCGGGAATTAGCTACAAAGTATATAAAGAAATGAAATGTAAATTTGTTCATTAACAGAACATTAATCATGAGTGACCTTTCTTTGTCTCTTCGGTATTTAATTAAGTTGACTACATACATTGATTTGAGGATAACCAATGAATCGCCAATTAATTCTTGTTCACCTCTCCTCTAATTATTCTCACTACTTTTTTGTTCCCGTTCGAGATCCATCCATTCGAAACATGCATCCATTGGGACTATGAATATTATTCGAACTTGCAGATTTGAAACttgtgaacttttcaatttttgttgatttttcagCCTGAAATAAAATTCACtgaattttctatatttatCCATTCTTATTAGTGCAATTTTTAAAATCAATGTAATGattatagggataattttacaaTCCTCCCCTGAGGTCTATGATGATTGCAAGAAGTACCCTCTAGGTTTAAGAAATTGCATAAACCTCCCTTAAAAAATAGTTCAGGGCTCACTTTACTTATGTAACCAAAATATCTCCGTTGATAATCCTATATTGCCCTTATGCAAATTTTctccaaagaaataaaattccTTTGTAATTTAAACTTAATATATTGCAACATACTTTAACAAAACCAAGCATCAAATTCGTTTCTCTTccttcaaatgaaaaaaaattcacatggacaaatgaaaaaaaaattagataccAATTGAGTAACCTACTTTTGTAGgaatctagaattttttttcaaattattacAATATAAAGTAAAATTGAACTGAGATAATTTGGGTGGTTAAGACAAGAAAGAACGTATTAATCttgctcttctttttttctcatttttaattatttgttaacttatagttttaaatgTCCATTACTACACttcatggaaaaaaaaattagataccAATTGAGTAACCTATTTTTGTAGGGCTTCAATTCGGAAAATTAAGCGTATGAAGGGCTGAGGATTAAGGAGAATTGGAGCTACTTTGCTTTTCAACAAAGCACCAAACATCTCTGGTTCATTTGTTGTCTTTATAGTTCAATCATGTACTTCAAAATGATGTTTCTCTGTGTGTAACAATTATTCTCATCAATAAAAGActacaaatttaaaaaaaaaaaaaaaaaaaaaaacctattttgtaggaatctagaatttttttcaaattattacAATATAAAGTAAAATTGAACTGAGATAATTTGGGTGGTTAAGACAAGAAAGAACGTATTAATCttgctcttctttttttctcatttttaattatttgttaacttatagttttaaatgTCCATTACTACACTTCATGGAGGTGTTAAATTGAGTAGATATTGAAGGATATTTTGTCACTTTATACCATAAtgggaggtatgtgtaattttttaaacatGAAGGATAATGTCTGCAATTGTCATAAACCTCAAgtgaggtttgtgaaattatcccatgaTTAAATCATGTGtctggaaagaaaaaaaaggatcCATCCATCAAGAACTACTTGATAATTTAGATGTAGAACTAATGAAAGTTAAATACAATTGTGTATTTAATTCAAATATGACCCATGTGATTCCTGAATCAAATTCTGTTGGTTTACCACTAGTTCATAAGCTTTAATATTTAGTATACGCGGTAATGAATACATAAATATTAGAGACCatacagcaaaaaaaaaaaaaatacatgaaTTATGGGCAATATCGATAATTGCGCCAATAATTTAATAAAGGAAATGAAATTGGGATACATTAATGAAAAAAAAGCAGATTTGTATAGAAAAGATACAACATATTTTCCTtttgttcatatgaaattattAGTGGACTAAATATAAAGAGTAAATTCTGTCCGGTACCTTGTTTAACCACAAACTACATGTCATTGCAAAAGAAAGATTTTCAATTAATCAAAATTCACctaaaatagagagagagaaaaaagaaaagggaaaaaattataaaaacaCTTGACACAGGAAGAAATTTTCGTTTCAATTCAGCCAATAGTAGTAGTACTTCAATTCGAAGGAGTCTATCCCAAATCACCCTGGCACTTCCTTTGGGAGATAAGTAAAAAGCCCAACTAAAGCAAAATACCATGCAATGATGCAAAGTCCAATCTAAAATCTCATAGTACAGTAGATGAGCACATAGAAACATCCTTTATATTAAGGAGCACCTTTCAACAACTCATGCCCATTCTTCCTTGCAGATCCTGAAATGTAAGACCATTCAAGTCAATTTGTATGTACTACAAATTGAATGTTGAAATTACTTATATAAGTTTGCGCAAACATTCATCTAATAACTTgtatttttctaacaaaacttAATTTAAAGAAACacaaatttgaaatgaaaaattacaaaaaaaaacttaaCTTGTTTGAAGTCCTCTTGATTTGAATGTGGAATAAATCTCCAAAATTCTTAAGTAAGGTGAACTGGCAAATTTCTCCTATCTCCAATTTGTATGCTTTGCGAAATTCAGTCCATCCTTTTCCAATTTCACTCCTCTCAGCGATCTTTACCGGCCACTCCCTCTGGTCTTCACCTTGAAGGACCGCCTCTTTCTCCTTCTCTAGTTTTGTTGCCCTGGAAAATGCTCTTGGAATATTCTGAAAATAAGATACACCAAGCAAAGTAATTAAATTGAAGAAAGTATCTACATTTACAATTTATTCCTGAAATCTTCTAACAAAAATATAACCctccttttattgttttcttgTTATTCTTTAATCTTCCTTCAAATATTCTGAACAAACAAATAGtgaatcatattttttttaaaggcaTCCACTAATTTCTtcctgccttttttttttctcgttaAGGCAGCAATTTGCCTGCCGAATCGTTTGGTTCTGTGCATCGATATCTGGAAGTTGACTACTGTTCGAACTGTTGAGAAGCCAAGaataaacataaaaagaaaaaaagcaaacGCAATTTATACATTATGGGGGTAAATTTGTTGTTTACTCACCAATCTGCGCATATGATGCAGCTTCAGTCTGAAAATAAAATAGGGATTCTCCGCATTTAAATCAAAATAACCATCCCTCTCGTTGGCTTCTACTACTTCTCCTTCTTCACTTTCAATTTCAAGAACTTGCTTCCCAACACCTTTCCAATTATTTGCATAAAAAAAATGAGACGTGATCAAAATTATCTAACATAATCTACCTTACACAGATCAAGGGAGTTTATAGTTACTTAAACCATCTCACCTGACTTTCTTGTTTTCCTCAACTTCCTGAATTTATTAGAACGAAAATTATCACGATCAATCTGATATTTAGTGTAAACCTTTTTTCTAGCAGGATGAACTTTTGATGGCCCTATTCCATCATCTCCGTAAAATTCAGTTTCATCACTGTCATCAAAGCGTTCATCAGAGCCATCACCAGATTCATCATCACTGGAGATACTGGATGATTTGTATACATTAAACTTTTTTGGGCAACAATCCGCACCGTATGGCTTTACTCTAAATGTTGTTTTATCTATCAGATGAAATAACAGGTAATCTCCAAGCTTCAAATGATgatctttaacaaattttggcCACGAAAGTTTGCAAATATAATAGTAGCAACCTTTCTTTCGAATTCTTACTGGCCATGAATTTCGAACTGAGTTCTTTGCCTCAGATTCGATTGTGCATCTTGAGGAAAGCTTTTTCTTGAAATTCCTCACAAAAGCGTAGGGAATCCGCTACAAAAATGtcaagaaaaagaacaaaaaataaaaaacttaaTCATGACAATAACTGAAGAAGATTAATGGAAAATGCATACAGTAGCAATTGATATGGGACTTACAATTTCTCTCGTGAAATCATCTTCGATCAACAGCTTTATAAAGGACGGattaaagttgaaattttgttccATTTCGGAACTTGGCTTGCAGAGGAAAACAAGAACGATGAGCTCTTCTTGGTTgaggaaagaaggaaagagaaGTAAATATAGACTTCAAGGTTGGTGCCAGTTCAAATTACACGGCTTTTTGTTTGCCTTTTGTTCGTTTTTTGTATATACATTAAAATTCTGTAGACTTTTAGACTACCAACACTCTTTTTATAGTCATCATGTTAGTCACGATTCATGAGTGTCACCATTATTACTTCCATATTAAATTAACTCCATTTAGTACATTGaatagagagaaaaaaaaatgtacaacCATGCAGTGAATTGCATCTTTTGTTCTTCATTAGTTCTAATTAATCACCTTTCTTAACAAGGGATTTGAGCCCCCATCAAACGAGATAACTAGTTAATACTATAGGTTCgaaattttcaaatgtgaaCATAATTACATGGAAGTCTGAAGACCGAATTAGATTAAGTAAATGTTGTTCTTGAATAGTGAATTTAAGATATGTGAGTCAGACTAAAGTAGTATCTTATCCGTGTCATGATTACATGAGTTGGGAGCAAGACTCTATGGTCGGTCCAATAAGTTGGGGCTAAAAATGTGCATACAAGAAACAGTATACAATTatatctgtcttttgtttttgttcataTACATCGTTAGTGAATGCAGACATTTCTTGTGGTAGGTGTATACAAACATGATTATCTATTGTAACCAATTGTGCTAATCCAAACAAAATCGATGAAAATCACTTTCTTCTATTggcctttcttttcttttccattggtatcatttcctttcttttcccttcttttacTTCAATCCAAACGGTGCCTAAGTCTAGTTTCTGAATCTCTGAGAATCAAGATCATAGAAGTTTTATATCTCAAGATATGGCAATGTTAGTTAGGACTTAGGATTGCCGAACCTAGAATTTAACAATGGAGTTTTGTGTAACAccataatatatttttttaacacCATAATATTTTAGTACATTTTATATCCTTTAGGATAGCAATCTGAAAACATTTCCTTCACAAGAGCTTTGGACCATTTAATGACgttccaacatcaccaattccaCAATTGATTGAATCGTTCCATATCATATCTGAAATGGAACTTTTATAACTAGTCCTAGAAAACTCAGAATCATGTGCCATTTCTTATGCACAAAACTGTAGTCATAGAGCCTTAAATCTAGATAAACATTTTAGTCTAGTTCTTATGTACTGAACCCAACAAACCTTTAGAGTTGGCAAGAAATCAAACCTGGAAAGAAGCGTTGAAGGAGATGTTAgtttgttgtcaatttggagTAGATTATAATCTTAGGCATAAGATGTAATATAACTGTTAGAACTGACTCTATAATTCAATATTTTGCCAATACATACTAGCATAAAACCCAAGTGGGAgatctaaaaatgaaaatagtgTAGTGAAAAAAGATGTTATTATTAGTTTATTGCCCATCTGGATATATGcccctttttctgttttattcCATTTATTTGTTAACCTTAGGTTGTGGCCGGGGAGAGGAGGTGAGTAGAAAACACAACTAATTCCAGCAGCTGGACCTATAAAATGTTAAATGGCTTTACGGATGAATTAtgttcaattgccaactccaaCTTCGTAATTCGGTGTGGAAAGAGTCGCAACAACGGCTCAAGCTTCCACTTTGACCAACGCACTTAACCCCACATTATGTTTAAAGAACCCAATTAATGAAGTTCtgaaataaattttaaacatcTTAACCAAAATTCTCcaaacttaatatatatatatatatatatatatatatataatcctCCAATGTAGATAATTGGGAAATTTAGAGTCTAAACTATTGGGGTTGTTATATTTGTCACAGTAAATTAACCTGTttcatttgtttcctttgaatTTTTATCATGCACGTTACATCTAATGATTTTGTTagtattttcttcttttcatatttctaattttgatttACTGCCTCTCTCCCTTTTACACTTTAGATTTTATTCTGATGGCTTTTCTTTGACTTTTTATGCAATGTAAgtaattttatttgatttggtGGTGCACCTGAATGGCCAGAATGAAAAGTCTCATTACCCAAAGAACGatgtcaaaaaatttttaatcgTTCCACTTTGTGGTATGCAAGTAAGAATAAAATGTatccatttttattgtttagcATGATCAATTTTTAGATGTCAAAACGAAAGTAATTCTacgcaaatttgatttaattaatttaaaacaTAGCTTAGGACTTACAAGATTGTTATCAAGTGATTCTAATTTTGTAAAAGCTGATTTtgtgaaattgatttttaaCAGATTTTGTAGAGTAACTCCTGTGTTCTAGTTTCATAATTAATAAAGCTACTTTGATAAATTCTTAAGtgttcttgaaaatgttgaaaaGCTAAGCTGGACAAAAAAGATAACCAAATTGCCATTATGTGATACATAAATAGTTTTTGTACTGTTGACGTGGTGTTTTAatgtaattaattatttttcttatgaaGATTAAATGTTGAATAAGAAGCataagaaggggaaaaaagatGAATCTAGAAGCGGAATAGCGAGTAACAAGAAATGGAGAGAGATGTGAGGCGAAAATATTTACTTAATCTTTAAGTAGTTTAGTAATTATGTTAAAGTTTAAAGGATTTTTTTGCACATAACAAAAATAGGCCATAATCTGAATCTTGAAGCAATTAAGAATTAAGATATGCTTTTTAACTTTTGGGGCTTAAAATATCTAAAATCAGGTTTCAAAATCAGGTTGCAGAGGGTTTGGCTTTATTACAGGGGCTCCAGCTTTGCCAGGACCGGCAAATCCAAGGGCTCCTGGCGGAAGTGGATTCTCAGGTTCTGGTCCAGTTGATTCACTCAGGGACGATGTCGAAGTGGCCTTTATGCAACACATTGTGTCGGATACGCCAGCTATTAGCCTTGCTGGACTCTTCAGTGTCGCACATCTTTAGGGAAGCAAACTCCTCAACCGACAGGATGGCTAATTTGCGTTAGGGGTCCGATTTCTTTTGCACGTCGCATCAGCAACTGTCGGGTGTGGTCCGATCGTCTGTATTTCTTGACGCTAGGGAGGTCTTCTATGTCCGCCATCTTTCAATAGTGCCTTCGGGATAGTTCTTTGGATAGCTGTCCACCTGCTGGCGCCCAATGTACACTCTGTTGGAATTCAATAAAAGCAGtagttgattaaaaaaaaaaaaggtttcaaAATGAGTTGTCacaaatccaaaatttaaatcaGATTTAAAAGATCAGTTGAGAACATGCCCTTCACgttttttatgttgttttatttatttgtgcTATGCTGTTTTTGTTAAATTGCAAAGTTATTTCGTTAGATAACATAATCTTGTACGAGAATCCATGTTAAGCTGAATAATGAGTTAATTAATGGATTAGTTCAACTAGTGGTGACATTTTTTTCGGTGTGAAACTTAAGGATAGCCACTCACTTCCCAATTCAATAAATGATTCAAAGTTCTTTATAAAACACAATACacaagtaatttttttaaaaaaataatacacAAGTAATCTGACCAAATTATAGACGAAAATCAACAATTAGGTTTGATTTTACCTGTTGAATGTTTCTAAGGACCACTAACAAATTTGAATTATCGgataaaattttgcaaatactAAAAACAAATTCTCACTATATTTTAGTAGTTTGGAATCACAatgacaatcaaataaatagcAACTTAAAAGATCACTATTCATTCCTTCAACTTGTTAATCTCGAATTTGAATTGAAACTTATATATCACTTGGCAAAAACTCGGCCCCTATGATTTTTCCATTTGACAAATGTCAGATTTACCTAGTTCTAATAAATTGATtaacaagaataaaaaatagAGCATACTACTCATTTGACTTGCAAATAGATAATTATTCTATTTTAGTAGCTAGTTATGACAACTTTGCAATGAGTCTTCTAAAAGAACACTCagcaaattaacaaaatttaaataaatctttAGCAAATCACACAATGAACTATTCTTTTGGCTCTTCTATATATGATACCAAATGAATCTTCAATTAACTCTCCTAGAATAAATTAGGAAATTCTATGCAAGAATCATAGCATTTTGTAATTCGATGGTAAAACCCTTTTGATTCTTTACCAACCAATAATGTAGGATCATTAACATGGTTAGAGCAAAAGTGTTTGAAGTTTAGATGCAACGTATGATATATAGTCTTTCTGCTAATATGTTAATATAAAGatagtttaaaataaatattttattgatAAAGGACACTTCTATTGATATAAAACGCTTATTGTAAAAATGAGTCATCACACACCAGCCATGAGCTTGGGGGAATCGGTATATGAATATAATTCTGACAACAAAAAGGTAAATTATTTATTACTTCCTATGGCTTCATAGAATGTTGGATGACccctaaatttttaaaatagCCACATAATCCCCTGTGATTTATGTAAAGTGGAAAATGGATGAAATGCACAATCAATTATGATATTTATATCAAATGCATTTTAAAAGCGCATGTGGTAAAATATTAATATTCATTTAACCCCATTAtaatttgtataaatatccactttatcctcctataatttttgcatttatccacTTAATCTccttatatttttatataaggTGGTCAAGCTATCTATTAATTTAGCATTTAAGTATGGACATTATTAGTATTTCAACTAACACTGTTACATAGCTATTTTCCGTCAAGTTTccattttatataaaattataagGGGTGAAgtggatattttgaaatgttagAAGAGTCATGTGACAATAAATTAAACTATAGGAGAGTTACATGTAATttacgcaaaaaaaaaaaagcaagaagTCTTAGAAAGATACTTTTTGTATAGAGAATGCTTGGTTCATTACTCGTATAATGACTTTTACAAGAAAGTATATATCTACAACAAAAGTAAATAGACACAAGAGACCAAATTAGTGTCATGACTTtgacaagaaaatatatatatatatatatatatatatatatatatctacaaCTACAATAAATAGACACAGGAGACCAAATTAGAGTAAATAGACGCCCAACAACCTTTAATGATGGGTTTAACAAACTGAGAAATGAATTTCACTACTTCTACAAATTCAAAAGCTTAGTCAAATATGTTCACATATTGGGATTTGATCATTAACGTCTTCCCAATGCACAAAATGAATGAGATGCAGAGACTAGTTCAGGCATCGGTACTAACATAGATTTCAAATTTCCAtctcttcatcttcttctttttattgaCGATTATAAAAGAGATTCACAGCACATTTTTCTATTCCCTAAATACAGTCCTTTTCCAGCAATAGTCCGATACTAATTCAGAAAAGGTATGCAAATTTCTTTCTGTTCATTGTTTTTCCCTTTCGGTTTATTAGTACTTCTATTGTTAGTTTTACCTTCCGACTATATAGATAAAAGAACTGGTACTGTTTTTTTGAAGAAGAGGATGAAATGGAAAGGACCTACTCTGCTGGTAATTCTGATTTGTTACTTTTAATACGAAAACTTGgaggattaatttttttttttgtccttttgcATACTTTTTATCAGTATAAAATTGCACTCTGAAGTCAACTTGTACGTTGCAAAATCACAGTCCATTGGAAGATATTTACTTAAAAGATAATTCTACGGTTGGTATCATTGATTGTAAGAAAAAATATGAATTCATATGTGCATAGACGTCTATACGAATCACGTGGGCCTCCATTTCATTACTTAAAGAAAATGTTTAGAGACCTCCATTCATTGCAGATTAAGTTCTATTTGTTTTTGATATTTTGCAGATCATGGGGATCATTCATGAAGCCAAATTGCAAGAATCGTCTCACGAAGATGATACAAACTGCGGCAAGCCATTGGACAGAAAATTGTCCAACTCTTCTATGAATGTCCCTGTAACTGAAGAAGATGTGAAAGATGCCGAATGCTTCAGCAAATTGGACTCCTCAAACAATGTGGATTCAAGAGGTAAAGTGCAGGAAAAGCCATTTCAGCGAATCTGGATGCGGGATGATGAGATCGATTTACTTCATATTATGATCGATCGCATGGAGCAAAATGCAGCTCAACCTCGTAGTTATGAAGACATTTTTTCTCATATTCGTGAACATCCACTTAGTTTTCAACCTACTAGGATTCAACTGAAGGAGAAGATTAGGCATTTGagagaaaaatacaagaagaatgCGAAAGAACCTCAAAAGTTTATCAAGTCTTATCATGAAGTAAGACTATTCGAATTATCGAGTAAAGTATGGGGTGTTGAACAGTCAGATTTTCTCCAATCCAGTGGAACAATTAAAGGTAATTGCCATTCCAAGGCAAAGGAGATACTGGAGGATGAAAAGGACACTTTTGCAGTGACAAGCAATTCAGCTTTACATGAACAAGTCGGATAGGATAATGGAGCAATTGGATTAGGTTATTGCAGATCAACTAAAAGTTTCTATGAGGTAATAGTCATTCTACCTTGCTGAGATCATGGATTTTATGGATTTCTGATGTTTTCAAATGCAATAATATGAAAATCTGATGGGTaaaaattgttttaattgaGATCATTCAATAACCATCAAACAGTAGAAGATCCAATAGCAGTGAAAAAATGACAAAGCTGTCATTATGGAGTTACTTAATGTAAACATAGAGACTATCTTAGAGCAACAATATCTTATGAAATGTTCTTCTGTCTTGTAGCAAACGACACATAGTTATGGCTAATcaggtgtatatatatatagcggTAAGTGTTGTAACAATGCCATTTATGTTCATGTTTCCTATTCAATCTTACCTGACAATTTTTGTTATCTTGATCATATGTTGATGCTTTTGTCCGAAGAATTTCAGGCATTTTActattttgtttttattgtttAGCTATGTCCACCAAATCGCCAGAAAAGAATAGTTTTGGCAAATTTTAGCATTACTAATTGCACAATTTTTTTCCAGCGCAGGGCCCTAAAAAGATGGATTAGACAGTCGATGCTGCTTTTGTTATTCGTTGCGCAAACTCTTGCTCTTGGGTTTATCTTGGCTAGCCTGCTCGTTGTTGAGTTCTATTGAagttcctccttttttttttgtttatttttttttgtcttcgaGCCTTGAAGTTGGTTTTGGTGCTTCTGCACTTTTGATTCACCAAATGCCTTATCAAGTAGTTCATGTTGCTtcaattttgtattttgttaatttgtttCTGGCTTTTAGACTATGAATTTAATCAAAATGGAAGTCTAGCGgtttaaagggaaaaaaattgtaactttctagtaaaaaattagaaaaaaaaatctgcttCATTGggttaaaattttttcaaatttattacCTTTGGCAAATGTTTTCCAACTGTTTTAGTCTCTGTTATTTACTGCATGAAAATGTTGAAACATTTC
This sequence is a window from Coffea eugenioides isolate CCC68of chromosome 7, Ceug_1.0, whole genome shotgun sequence. Protein-coding genes within it:
- the LOC113777372 gene encoding probable transcription factor At4g00390; the protein is MSHHTPAMSLGESVYEYNSDNKKIMGIIHEAKLQESSHEDDTNCGKPLDRKLSNSSMNVPVTEEDVKDAECFSKLDSSNNVDSRGKVQEKPFQRIWMRDDEIDLLHIMIDRMEQNAAQPRSYEDIFSHIREHPLSFQPTRIQLKEKIRHLREKYKKNAKEPQKFIKSYHEVRLFELSSKVWGVEQSDFLQSSGTIKGNCHSKAKEILEDEKDTFAVTSNSALHEQVG